GAAGAACCACCGCCGGCAGATACCAGAGCGTGAACCCGCCGAGGACCTGCGAAAGGAGATATCCCACGGCGATCAGTCCACCGACGACGAGGAGATACTGGGCGAAATACCGACGCCGTGCTCGCTTTGGAAGCCGGACGAACGTCGGATCTTCGAACGGCTCGATTTCGTGGGCGAGTTCGAACACTCGGGACCGATTCGACAGCGGGATCGCCGACTGTGATCCCTGTTCGTTCGCCTGTCCCGGGGCGTATCCGGCCGTCTCGACCGACAACCCGGCGTATCCCAGCGGTCGAGCGAGCACCGGTTCGGTGATGGTGAGCGATTGGACTTTCTCGACGGGTATGGTGCCACTGTACCGTTGCAACAGCCCGCGTTGGTAGACGAGATCCTCGCCTGCCCGTCCAAGCTTGAATCCGAAATACTCGACGACAGTGACCAGTGCGCTCACGACCCACGCACCGGCGATCACCAGCGGGATACCCACTAACGCGAGGACGATCGCCGAGTCGGGTGAGAGAGTACTCACTGAGAGCTGTTCTGGTCCCCCAAACGGCCGTGCGATCGATAGGAGGAGCGAACTCCCGAGATCAGCCATGAGCGGGACTCCAAAGAGCGCGATGAAAAACGCACCCGGACGGAGAAACGCGACCGCCAAGACGGCAAGTTCACTGGATTGCAGTTCGAACAGCGGTCTCGGTGACTGATCGGTGTCGATCGTTGTGTCGGTATCCTCTGTCACCGTCGTGTCGTCGCCCCCTGCCGCTCGCTTTCGATCCCGAACGGTCGACTGGAGCCACGCCGCTTTCTCCTCGGAGACGAAGTCTAGGGTTATCTCCGTCGATCCACCACCTGCCGTTTCCACTGTGAGGACGGCGACCCCGAACAGCCGTTTTCCGAGCGACTGTGTGACGTCGATGTTCTGGATGCGGTGAAACGGGATCTCGCGGTGCTGACGGTTGAGTACCCCTGAGGTCACATCGAACGTCTCGGTCGTGAGTTCGTACTCGAACACGAGGTAGTACGCCGCTCCGTAGCCGACCCCGAGAACGAATCCCAGGGCGGCTAGCCCGAACACGAGCAAAATCGGCCCATCCATCGCTGCGACCCCCATCATTCCGAGGAAAAATCCGAACGAGCCGACGTTCACTCCACGGCCGAGCGCGTTCCAGACGCCACTCAACGGATGGAGTTTCACACTGCATCCTCCTCGCTTTCGATCGCCAGCTCCCGGAGCCGGTTGTGGAGCGCGTTCGCGCGCTCAGAACGAAGTCCCGGAATGGTTACGTCAGCGCCCCGCGAGCCAGCCGTGTAGACGACGACGCTTGCCAATCCGAGGAGCCGTGCCACCGGTCCGCGTTGGGTATCGACGTGCTGGACGCGGACGAACGGTACCGCGGTTTCGACGCGGGTGAACACGCCTCGTTCGAGATGGAGCGCGTCATCTCGGATCTCGAACTGCCACACGCGGTACCGAAGCAGGGTGTACGGAACGACACAGCTGCCAATGCCCACGAACGCCACGACGGCGAGCCACTGCCCGATCGAGAACAGAAACGTATCGACGATGGCCACGCCGAGACTCACCACGATCGCACCCAGGAGACCGGTGAGACCCCAGATGATACGAACGCGGGGATCGAGAGATTCCATACGGTACGATATATTTACCGTCAGTAAAAACCCGATGGACGCGTGGGAGTCCGATATCGCCCGGTGACGCGACGCTATTCGTCTCGTGGCTCGTCACCGTACTCCCGAATGACGCCCTTGTACACGACACCGCGTTCGGCGTCGAGCGTGACCGTCGACGCGCCGGTGAGAGCATCGACGGCCACACCGCTCACCATCGGCACGTCCAGCTCGCGGGCAACGATCGCGGGATACCCCGTCATGCCGCGTCGTTCGGCGACGATGCCACCGACCTGCGAGAGATCGCCGGTGAACTCCGCGTCGAACGAGTCGGGTACCGCAATGATCGCTCCGTCCGGAATGTCGGTCAGCTCCCCATCCGTCGTGCGAACGACGGGACCGGCAACGCGACCGGCGACGACACACTGGCCAGTGGTGAGCACTTCACTCGCAACGTGGAGCTTGAGCAGGTTTGTCGCGTCCGTGCCGGGAAGATCGGTCATCATACCCGAAAGCACGACTACGGTGTCTCCACTTTCAACGACCGGTGTTTCGAGTGCGGTCTCGACCGCTCCTTCGATGATCGCTTGGGCACCACCGGTCGTATACTCAGTCGCGCGCGGGAGAATTCCGTGGGACAACAACAGCTGGCGGCGGACGCGCTCGTCCGGAGCTGACGCCACGATGGGGACCTCCGGGCGATATTTCGCCGTTTTCCTCGCCGTGTACCCCGACTCGCTCGCAACGACGATTGCGCTGGCACCCGCATCACGGGCGAGATACCGAGCCGAGCGAGCCAGTGCGTCGGTGCTAGCTCCGTTGGCTGCTGGTACCCGCTGTTCGCGGCGCGTACCCGCTTCTCCGCTCGCCTCGGCCGTGGTGACGATCTGATCCATCGTCTCGACGACGGCCACCGGCTGCTCGCCGACAGCGGTTTCCCCCGAGAGCATGACTGCATCCGCCCCGTCGAGAACGGCGTTCGCGACGTCCGACGCTTCCGCCCGCGTAGGTCGAGTCGAGGAAATCATCGAGTCGAGCATCTCCGTGGCGATGATCACCGGGACACCAGCGGCTTGACACCGGCGGACCAGCCGCTTTTGAATCATCGGTACGTCCTCGATCGGACACTCGACTCCGAGATCACCCCGTGCGACCATTACGCCGTAGGAGACGTCGATGATGTCGTCGATCGAGTCGACGGCTTCCCCGCGTTCTATCTTTGAAACGATCGGAATGTCGGCCCCTCGTGACTCGATCGCCTCCGCGACGGCCATCACATCGGTCGCGTTGCGCACGAAACTCGCAGCGACGAAATCGACGCCATGCTCGATCCCGACCTCGATCGCCGCGCGGTCGGTGCTGGTTACTACGTCCACGTCGAACTCGACCTCTGGCGCGACAACGCTCTTGCGCCCGCCGAGTTCGCCACCGCTCGTGATCCGCGCCGCAACTGTCTCCGCATCGACGCGCTCGATGACCGCCTCGATGCGACCGTCATCGAGATAGATCTCCGCGCCAACGTCGGCGTCGACGATCGGACTCGATATGCCGATCTCCTCGGGGGTTACCGTGTCGCCAGCCCGGAACTGAACCGTCGCCCCCTCTACGAGCGTGATCGGCTCGCTGAGTGGTGCGGTTCGAATTTCCGGTCCCTGAAGATCGAGCACCACTCCAAGCGGACGGTCGAGCGTCGCTTCGACAGACCGAACCCGCTGGATGATCGATGCGTACTGTTCGGGAGTGCCGTGGCTGGTGTTGATACGGGCGATCTCCATACCGGCCGCTGCGAGATCGCGAATCGTCGATTCATCGTTCGAAGCAGGACCGAGTGTACAGACCAGGGTTGTATCGCGCATCAGTTACAGTCTCGGTCTCAGAGGATGACACTCTTTTCTCTGAGCATCGCGTGGATCGAGGCGTCGATCCCTTCCCGACCGATCCCTGACTGTTTGATTCCACCGAACGGGATGTCACCGAGACCGTGGCTCGGTGCGCCGTTGATGCGAACCGATCCCGCTTCGAGCCGGTCGGCGATCGACAGCGCCCGGTCGTAGTTCTGGGTAAACACGCACGCATCCAGCCCGAGGTCGCTTCCGTTTGCGAGTGCGAGCGCCTCTTCGGTGTCCGAAACCGGCGTGACCGTCGCAACCGGTCCGAACTGCTCTTCGTAGACGAGCCGGGCGTCGTCGGGTACGTCAGCCAGCAGTGTCGGCTCGTAATACCGCCCATCGTACTCTCCGCCACGGATCAGTCGCGCCCCGCGATCGACTGCGTCGGTGACCAACTCATCCACCCACTCAGCCTGATCTTCGGAGATGAGCGGTCCGAAATCCGTCCGTTCATCGAACAGATCGCCCTCGATCCACGTCTCCATCTCGGCGTCGAGCCGTTCGACGAGCTCGTCGTGTACGGATTCGTGGGCGAGTATCCGACTGACAGCCGAACAGCGCTGTCCTGCGTACTTCAACGATCCCTTAGTACAGGCGGGAACGACGTCGTCGAGATCCGCGTCGGCACAGACGACGGCGGGTGCGTTCCCACCCAGTTCCATATGCAACGTCACCATTCCGCTCACGCCGGCAACGTGCTCTCCGGCTGCCGATGAGCCCGTCATTGCGATGGTATTGATCCGGTCATCGCCCGCCAACACGTCGCCGATCTCGCTTCCATGCCCCGGAACGAAGTTGAACGCGCCTGGTGGCAGGGACACGTCGCTGATGACTTCCGCGAGCAAGGCCGCGCTGATCGGCGTCTTGCTGGAGGGTGTGAGAACGACGCTGTTGCCCGCCGCGAGCGCGGGCGCGACTTGTAGCGCAGTCGTTCCGAGTGGGTAGTTGTACGGCGTGATACACAATACCGTCCCGACCGGTTCGTGTTTCACGATCGCCTCCCATCCCTCGTGGCCCTCCGTCGTTCCCTCTCGGAATTCGCCTTTCAGATGACGTATCTCTTGGGCTGCCCGGTCGAAGCGCTCGGCGGCGCTTTCGACCTCACCGCGGGCGCTCGAAATCGGTTTCCCAGCCTCCCGAACGATGATCGTGGCGAGTTCGTCCGATCGCGCGCGCAATCCGTCCGCGATCTCTTCACACCAGCCCGCACGTTCGGGAATCGTGGTCTGGCGCATCGGCTCTTTAGTGCGGTCGGCAGCACGCAACGCGGCCCGAGCATCGTCCGCGTCTGCGGCCGCGATCTCCGCGAACGTTCCTCCTTCCGCGCGGTCCGGAACCTCGATCCGCTCTGGGGTGCTTTCCCAGTCCCCATCCACGTAGAGGTGCTGGTCGTACCGTGCTGTATGAGTGGCCATGATTGACACTCGCCGGCCAACCCACAAAAGATTTACTCACATTGTACTAAACGCACTCGACAAAAAGTACCGAACATCATACTGACGACTGAACAGTGCTCGTGCACGTGTATGATGAAATATAATGTTGATTAATTCTCACTATTGTGGGCTAACGAGAGACGTCATCGTGGACCGGTTGAGACAGTGTCATCTGGTGACTGCATGGGTATGCGACACTATCGGCCCGCTACGAACGCCGTGCTCCACTTCAACGATCTCCTTTCGAAGAGGTCGCTCGTCCCGCAGATCTCATCCCAATTCCGTCTGTGATGACGCTTAATGTAGAATGAGGAAGATTTAGTACATTCCTACGAATACGTGTCATCAATGGTGACTGTCGTGTGGGCAACCCTTCCGGCATCGGATTTCGCGCTCAGCGAAACCCTCTCCGTTGCGCCGGACGCGACGTTTGAGTGTGAGCAGATCATCGAGACGGGATCTGGGACTGTGATGCCGTTGCTCTGGGTGCGCGGCGTCGATCGTGAGACGGTTGAGCGAGGCTTCGAACGGGATCACAGCGTGGATGGGTTCGAATGTTTGGCGTCGCTTGGGAACGAGGGCCTGTACCGGATGGAGTGGATCAGGCAGGTACGACTCGTTCTTCAGATACTCACGAGCACGAACGCAACGGTGTTGGACGCTGCTGGTGACAGCGAGCAGTGGACGCTCCGGATCATGTATCCACAACGCAGCGAACTCTCAGAAACGAACGAGTTCTGTGAGCGACACCGGCTTTCGTTCAGCGTCGAGCGCATCCGTGAGCTGTCCGAGGAAGTCGTCGGACAGTACGGACTTACGGAAGAACAGTTCAATGCGTTAACGATCGCGTGCGAATCGGGCTATTTCGACGTTCCCCGAGAGGTAGATCTCGACGAACTCGCCACGGAACTTGGCATCTCCCATCAGGCGTTGTCCGAGCGGCTCCGACGTGGTCACGAGGTGCTCATCAAGGAGACGTTGCTCATCGACGGTTCGTCTCAGTTCAGTATCCGATCCAACTGACCGTGTGGTCTCAGGGCCACTGTTCCGTTTCGTTTTACGACCGAACGCCATCCTCTCTGTCGACCAACTGTTCGTCGAGTCCCCACTCCTGTGCGCGCCGTTTCGCCTCCTTTTGCGCCTGTTCTCGGAGCGTTTCGATCCGATCTGCGTCGTCGAGGAACGCTGCCACGGCGTCGTGATCAGCGGGTGGCGGGGCGTGGCTCTCGGCCGAATCGACATCGGTGTCAGCCCGTCGCGCCGCTCGCTTGCGCGTCCGAGCGATGAGCGCGCGATCGCCAGTGAGATACGTCGCTGGCAGCACCGGAGGTACGGACAGGGCCGTTCCGTCGTGCACGGAGCGGAGTCGTTTCAGGGACAGCGCGTACAGATCGATCCGGCACGGTCCAACGTCCTCAAACACCGCAAGCGCTCGCTCGCCGCCGGCGTCGGTGCCGGCGTGGTAGACGAGCACTGGAACGCCTCGTTCGAACGTGAACACGCCGGTGGCCGCGTCTCGGTGGGGCACGACGACGACGTAGCCGGTCAGGGACCGATCGAGCGCTTCGAGTAGCACGGTCCGAACGTCGGAAACCACGCGCGACCGGAGGAGTTCTCCTTGGGGAATGACCAACTCCGTCATGGTGTGTCGGGGATGACTGCGCTCCGAAACCGATCGGCGACGGCTCCCGAGTCGCCGGTCCGTACGTCGAGTGCCAGCGCGGCCTCTCGATAGGCGTGGGCGGCAACCGACTCCGGAGCGTGGGCTAACAGCGGTTCGCTGGCCCGTCGTGCCGATCGGGGCGACGTGCTTTCGGGGACCGTGCCGAGAACCGGTCCCGTGAAAAATCGGGTCACTTTCCGTTCGATGGCGTCGATGGCGTCGTCGTCTCGAACGCGGTTGAACAGCACGCCTGCCACGCCCGTTCCATACGAGGTAGCGTACTCCTGTACCTTCAAGGCGTCCGATACCGACGGAATCGTCGGTTCGACCACCACGATTACGCGGTCTGCGAGCACAACGGGTAACACCGCGCTTTTGCTTCCCAAGGCGGCCGCCGAATCGAGCAACAGCACGTCGGTATCGCTTGCAAGCGTGGCGACAACGTTGCGCAACCGAGCGGGATCGACGTCCCGAAACCCTGCCAAACTCGTCCCACACGGCACGACTCGCAGTCCAAACCGGTCGTAAGACGCCTCGACCACGGCGGCTTCGTCCCGAAGCACGTCGTGTAGTGTCGTATCAGCATCGGTCAACCCCGTGTGAAACAGGATGTTCGCCATCCCTGTGTCGGCGTCGACGACCGTGACGTCGTACTCCTCGGCCAGTGCCATCCCGAGTGCGAGCGTGCTCGTCGTCTTGCCGACGCCGCCCTTCCCGCTCGCGACAGCGAACGCTTCGACCATTGGCACAGTTTCATCGACGCTTCACATATAAGTCCTCGCGCGGCTCACACACCGAGCGCTCATCACTGTGGTCAGTACGACTCCCGGTGTTATGCGGTGGCGTCGTCTTCGGGAGATGGCTCTTGTGGGAGTGACCGGAACGCATCGAGGATCAACCGTTTGGCGATCGCTCCCCGCGTCGTCCAGTGATGTGCATAATCGAGCATGTCGTCGTAGATGTCGGGTTTACAGCCCGCGGCTTTCGGATGGCCACCGCCACCGACCGCTTTTGCGACCTCGTGACACCGGGCGAACGTCTCCGTTCCTCGAATGCTCACGGGTCCGCTGGGCTTGACGACGACCGCTGCGTCCGCGCCCTGTTCCCGAAGCGCCTCCGCGACCTCGTTTTGAGAACAGCGACCGTACGTCACGCCGACTGTGAGCGGGGTGTCGTCCTCTTCGGCGCTAGCGTCCTCCGTTTCGTCTGCATCGTCGTCCGTGTTGTCCGGCGCTCCAACACCTGCAGACGGAACGGTCAGCTCGCGCAGTTCGGCACGTTCGACGGCCTTCTCGATGAGTCGTTCTTTTTCCACCCGACGGCGGGTGATGTACGCTTCCACGGCATCGGGAAAGTCGACGCCGTGGCGGCGGACCGTCGCCACGTAGATCTCGGGAGCGATCCACTGGGCGAAATCAGCGAGGTCGTCGCTCCGGGGATCCTCGCGCAGCCACAGATCGTGGTCGCGCGTGACCGCTGCCAGCGTTTGGAACCGGGGCGAAAACGCTTCGTCGAGACTCTCAAGCGCGACGTCGGTCGAACATTCCGTCTCGGAGTCACCGACGACGAGATCCACGCCCGCCGCCCGAACGCGGCGCTCGTACTCGGCGGTCCACTGATGGTGGTCGAACCAGCGTACGCTGTCGGCGTGGTCGGTCAGTTCCGACAACGGTTCGATGTCACTGTCGCGGTCCGGACAGAGATCACAGATGTAGACCGTGACGCCCGCAGACGTGTATTCGATGACTTGCTGTTGGGCATCGGTGAGGCTGTGGGGCGCGGCGGGGATGATCGCAACGTCGTGGTTGGGTAGCTCGTGCGCCGCCATCGTGGGATCAACCTCGGCTGTGAGCGCGTCGTCGTGATACGTCCGGATGAGCGCAGCACATCCGAGTCCGTCGGCGTCACTGTCGGCGATAACGACCGTATCGGCCCGGCTAAGCGTCTCGATCCGCTCTTGGTTCGGTCCATCCTCTTCGTCGTCGGGAACGAAAAACCCGGTTCCGGGGAGGATGGACTTCCGTGCGAGCGGAAGCTGATCGGCGTCGATGAGCGACTCGTTCATACAGCGCAGAGGGGATAGGTCTCAATGAAGCCCGTGGTTTCGACCCGTTCACTCCACCTCCCCGTCGGCTTCGACATCGAGATGATGGACGGTCAGCACGGGCACCGGACAGTCGTACACGACCGTTTCAGCCACACTTCCGAGATGATACCCGTATGGACCATCTCGGCCTCGAATCCCCATGACGACCACATCGGCACCGATCTCTGTCGCGTAGGAACTGATGGCTTCGGCCGGAGGGCCATCCTCGATGACGGTGGTGACTGGCCGGTCGATCCGTTCGGTGAGGTTGCGGAGTACCGCCTGTGCTCTGTTGTGAGCCTCCGCACTGTTCGATTCGACGACGGTGAGCGCGTGTAGCTCCGCGTCGAACTGGTCTGTCAGATCGAACGCCGCCTCGACCGCTCGCTCAGTGGACTTACTCCCGTCCGTTGCGACGACCACCGTCTCGAACATGTCATCGACTACTGTCCGCCCCGTCAAGTACTCCGTGGGTTTTTCTGCCCGCTGCGTGAGTGCTTACGTATGGAGATCGACACCGTGCTGGTCCCGATCGCCGAAACTGACACCGTTCCCTACGTGGTTGCACACGCGGTTGCGATCGCAGAGCAGTACGAAGCAGGAATTCACATGCTGTACGTTCTCGACAGCGATGCGACCGACACCGACGCCCTGAGCCAGCAGCTCATGGAGGCAACCCGTGCGGCTACCGATGACATCACCATCCCGCTCTCACACTCGATCATTTACGGCTTCTCGACGGAGTATCTCACCCATCACCCCGGCAGCGTCGTTTTGGATGCGAGCAACGACATCGGAGCCGACTTCATCGTCATCCCCCGCGAACGGTCACCGAACGCGCTCGGACAAGCCGCCGATTACGTCGTCCAGTATGCCACTGCTCCCGTCCTCTCGGTGTGACCATCCGTCTACCCCGGTCGGTAATGTCACCGAACCACTTACATTCACAATCCGCGATCCAACACGAACGATTGCATCATATTTATTATTTGTTCGGCCACGCAATGTGACTCATACTGTATCTTACATGTACTATCAGACGATCGGCGTACTGATGGGTCGAACAGGATGACTACCGTACATTCCGCTGGACAGAACGCTTACTGACCAGTTGACAGCGATGACGTGATCAGATCCTATCATGAGATGTGCCATCGATGCGAGAAGAAGCGGACAGGCCGACATTCTCTTAACTCCGGATAGAGTATCAGTACGCATGATTGAGGCCACGAGCGCCGGAGCAATCCTGTTCCGTGATACACGTGGCCGTCGAGAGTATCTGCTTCTCAAAAGCCGCACCGGTGATTGGGAGTTCCCAAAGGGCGGCGTTGAGGGGACAGAGGAGCTACAGCAGACGGCCATCCGTGAAGTCGAAGAAGAAGCCGGCATCGACGACATTCGACTCGTCGACGGCTTCCGTGAGGACTACGACTACGTCTTTCAGGCGGGTAGTTCGACGATCCACAAAACGGTTCACCTGTTCATCGCGAAATCGTTTCAGGCCACCGCAGAGCTCTCTTCGGAGCACAACGATCTGCAGTGGCGCGATTACGAACAGGCGGTCAACACTCTGACCCAGAAGGGTCCACGATCGGTACTCGAACATGCCCATTCGTTTCTCGATAACGGAGGACTGTACGGACACTACTGAATAATCGCGACCGACACCGGTGCCCACAGCACGGGTGGCGTGTCGGATCGAAACACGGATTCACGATCAGGTCGGAGTGTGTCCGACCGTGCAGACGTCCGAATTCACGTTCGAGCTTCGCGTTTGTCAATGGGCCGAGCGCCACTGGCCGCCCAC
The sequence above is drawn from the Halocatena salina genome and encodes:
- a CDS encoding helix-turn-helix domain-containing protein, translating into MVTVVWATLPASDFALSETLSVAPDATFECEQIIETGSGTVMPLLWVRGVDRETVERGFERDHSVDGFECLASLGNEGLYRMEWIRQVRLVLQILTSTNATVLDAAGDSEQWTLRIMYPQRSELSETNEFCERHRLSFSVERIRELSEEVVGQYGLTEEQFNALTIACESGYFDVPREVDLDELATELGISHQALSERLRRGHEVLIKETLLIDGSSQFSIRSN
- the pyk gene encoding pyruvate kinase, giving the protein MRDTTLVCTLGPASNDESTIRDLAAAGMEIARINTSHGTPEQYASIIQRVRSVEATLDRPLGVVLDLQGPEIRTAPLSEPITLVEGATVQFRAGDTVTPEEIGISSPIVDADVGAEIYLDDGRIEAVIERVDAETVAARITSGGELGGRKSVVAPEVEFDVDVVTSTDRAAIEVGIEHGVDFVAASFVRNATDVMAVAEAIESRGADIPIVSKIERGEAVDSIDDIIDVSYGVMVARGDLGVECPIEDVPMIQKRLVRRCQAAGVPVIIATEMLDSMISSTRPTRAEASDVANAVLDGADAVMLSGETAVGEQPVAVVETMDQIVTTAEASGEAGTRREQRVPAANGASTDALARSARYLARDAGASAIVVASESGYTARKTAKYRPEVPIVASAPDERVRRQLLLSHGILPRATEYTTGGAQAIIEGAVETALETPVVESGDTVVVLSGMMTDLPGTDATNLLKLHVASEVLTTGQCVVAGRVAGPVVRTTDGELTDIPDGAIIAVPDSFDAEFTGDLSQVGGIVAERRGMTGYPAIVARELDVPMVSGVAVDALTGASTVTLDAERGVVYKGVIREYGDEPRDE
- a CDS encoding bis(5'-nucleosyl)-tetraphosphatase, whose protein sequence is MIEATSAGAILFRDTRGRREYLLLKSRTGDWEFPKGGVEGTEELQQTAIREVEEEAGIDDIRLVDGFREDYDYVFQAGSSTIHKTVHLFIAKSFQATAELSSEHNDLQWRDYEQAVNTLTQKGPRSVLEHAHSFLDNGGLYGHY
- a CDS encoding PH domain-containing protein → MESLDPRVRIIWGLTGLLGAIVVSLGVAIVDTFLFSIGQWLAVVAFVGIGSCVVPYTLLRYRVWQFEIRDDALHLERGVFTRVETAVPFVRVQHVDTQRGPVARLLGLASVVVYTAGSRGADVTIPGLRSERANALHNRLRELAIESEEDAV
- a CDS encoding aldehyde dehydrogenase family protein, with translation MATHTARYDQHLYVDGDWESTPERIEVPDRAEGGTFAEIAAADADDARAALRAADRTKEPMRQTTIPERAGWCEEIADGLRARSDELATIIVREAGKPISSARGEVESAAERFDRAAQEIRHLKGEFREGTTEGHEGWEAIVKHEPVGTVLCITPYNYPLGTTALQVAPALAAGNSVVLTPSSKTPISAALLAEVISDVSLPPGAFNFVPGHGSEIGDVLAGDDRINTIAMTGSSAAGEHVAGVSGMVTLHMELGGNAPAVVCADADLDDVVPACTKGSLKYAGQRCSAVSRILAHESVHDELVERLDAEMETWIEGDLFDERTDFGPLISEDQAEWVDELVTDAVDRGARLIRGGEYDGRYYEPTLLADVPDDARLVYEEQFGPVATVTPVSDTEEALALANGSDLGLDACVFTQNYDRALSIADRLEAGSVRINGAPSHGLGDIPFGGIKQSGIGREGIDASIHAMLREKSVIL
- a CDS encoding PH domain-containing protein; this encodes MKLHPLSGVWNALGRGVNVGSFGFFLGMMGVAAMDGPILLVFGLAALGFVLGVGYGAAYYLVFEYELTTETFDVTSGVLNRQHREIPFHRIQNIDVTQSLGKRLFGVAVLTVETAGGGSTEITLDFVSEEKAAWLQSTVRDRKRAAGGDDTTVTEDTDTTIDTDQSPRPLFELQSSELAVLAVAFLRPGAFFIALFGVPLMADLGSSLLLSIARPFGGPEQLSVSTLSPDSAIVLALVGIPLVIAGAWVVSALVTVVEYFGFKLGRAGEDLVYQRGLLQRYSGTIPVEKVQSLTITEPVLARPLGYAGLSVETAGYAPGQANEQGSQSAIPLSNRSRVFELAHEIEPFEDPTFVRLPKRARRRYFAQYLLVVGGLIAVGYLLSQVLGGFTLWYLPAVVLPITPIAAHYKWKHRGYHVGEEHVAFRTGYWRRTTQIVPYYRLQAVFTSRTIFQRRLGLATLTVDIASSTTLGGNSPTAYDINSDTADRLYTLLGERLQRTL
- a CDS encoding DHH family phosphoesterase, with the protein product MNESLIDADQLPLARKSILPGTGFFVPDDEEDGPNQERIETLSRADTVVIADSDADGLGCAALIRTYHDDALTAEVDPTMAAHELPNHDVAIIPAAPHSLTDAQQQVIEYTSAGVTVYICDLCPDRDSDIEPLSELTDHADSVRWFDHHQWTAEYERRVRAAGVDLVVGDSETECSTDVALESLDEAFSPRFQTLAAVTRDHDLWLREDPRSDDLADFAQWIAPEIYVATVRRHGVDFPDAVEAYITRRRVEKERLIEKAVERAELRELTVPSAGVGAPDNTDDDADETEDASAEEDDTPLTVGVTYGRCSQNEVAEALREQGADAAVVVKPSGPVSIRGTETFARCHEVAKAVGGGGHPKAAGCKPDIYDDMLDYAHHWTTRGAIAKRLILDAFRSLPQEPSPEDDATA
- a CDS encoding AAA family ATPase; protein product: MVEAFAVASGKGGVGKTTSTLALGMALAEEYDVTVVDADTGMANILFHTGLTDADTTLHDVLRDEAAVVEASYDRFGLRVVPCGTSLAGFRDVDPARLRNVVATLASDTDVLLLDSAAALGSKSAVLPVVLADRVIVVVEPTIPSVSDALKVQEYATSYGTGVAGVLFNRVRDDDAIDAIERKVTRFFTGPVLGTVPESTSPRSARRASEPLLAHAPESVAAHAYREAALALDVRTGDSGAVADRFRSAVIPDTP
- a CDS encoding universal stress protein, with the protein product MFETVVVATDGSKSTERAVEAAFDLTDQFDAELHALTVVESNSAEAHNRAQAVLRNLTERIDRPVTTVIEDGPPAEAISSYATEIGADVVVMGIRGRDGPYGYHLGSVAETVVYDCPVPVLTVHHLDVEADGEVE
- a CDS encoding universal stress protein codes for the protein MEIDTVLVPIAETDTVPYVVAHAVAIAEQYEAGIHMLYVLDSDATDTDALSQQLMEATRAATDDITIPLSHSIIYGFSTEYLTHHPGSVVLDASNDIGADFIVIPRERSPNALGQAADYVVQYATAPVLSV